Proteins encoded together in one Rhizobium bangladeshense window:
- a CDS encoding DNA polymerase III subunit chi — protein sequence MTDILFYHLTETRLEDALPPLLDKSVERGWRVAVQTRDVARRDALDAHLWTFREESFLPHGTDTADFAENQPVLLTVTSDNANAATVRFIVDGAEPPPPDAYERVVFMFDGHDQEQLEAARAQWKRLKGEGHNLTYWQQTPEGRWEKKA from the coding sequence ATGACGGATATTCTCTTTTATCATCTCACCGAAACCAGGCTGGAAGACGCGCTACCGCCGCTCCTCGACAAAAGCGTCGAGCGCGGCTGGCGCGTAGCGGTCCAGACGCGCGATGTCGCGCGGCGCGATGCTCTCGATGCGCATCTTTGGACTTTTCGTGAGGAGAGTTTCCTGCCGCATGGGACCGACACGGCTGATTTCGCCGAAAACCAGCCGGTGCTTTTGACGGTAACCTCGGACAATGCCAATGCGGCGACGGTTCGTTTCATTGTCGACGGCGCCGAGCCGCCGCCGCCCGATGCCTATGAGCGCGTTGTCTTCATGTTCGACGGCCACGATCAGGAGCAGTTGGAAGCTGCGCGAGCGCAGTGGAAGAGGCTGAAAGGCGAGGGGCATAACCTCACCTATTGGCAGCAGACACCGGAAGGGCGGTGGGAGAAGAAGGCTTGA
- a CDS encoding Gfo/Idh/MocA family protein — protein MSPINLAIVGVGKIVRDQHLPSVAKNPNFELVATASRHGTVEGINSYTTIEAMLDAEPSIDAVSLCMPPQYRYEAAYKALVAGKHVFLEKPPGATLSEVADLEALANKQGASLFASWHSRYAPAVEAAKAFLASTTIKSVHVIWKEDVRHWHPNQEWIWQAGGLGVFDPGINALSIVTHILPRQVFITGAVLEFPENRDAPIAADIHFRDADGLPVHAEFDWRQTGKQSWDIVAETAAGQMVLSEGGAKLSIDGTLTFAEPEQEYPSLYRRFAEIIKAGKSDVDLAPLRHVADAFMLGKRKFVDAFHD, from the coding sequence ATGTCCCCTATCAATCTCGCCATCGTCGGCGTCGGCAAGATCGTCCGCGACCAGCACCTTCCCTCCGTTGCCAAGAACCCGAATTTCGAGCTCGTGGCGACGGCAAGCCGTCACGGCACGGTCGAAGGCATCAACAGCTACACCACGATCGAAGCAATGCTCGACGCCGAGCCCTCGATCGATGCCGTTTCGCTCTGCATGCCTCCGCAATATCGCTACGAGGCAGCGTATAAGGCGCTCGTGGCCGGCAAGCACGTCTTTCTGGAAAAGCCGCCCGGCGCAACGCTGAGCGAAGTGGCTGATCTGGAGGCGTTAGCCAACAAGCAAGGTGCGTCGCTCTTTGCCAGCTGGCATTCGCGCTATGCCCCGGCCGTCGAAGCCGCCAAGGCGTTTCTTGCTTCGACGACGATCAAAAGCGTGCATGTGATCTGGAAGGAGGATGTCCGCCACTGGCATCCGAACCAGGAATGGATCTGGCAGGCGGGCGGTCTCGGTGTTTTCGATCCCGGTATCAATGCGCTCTCAATCGTCACCCATATCCTGCCGCGGCAGGTCTTCATCACTGGGGCTGTGCTGGAATTCCCGGAGAATCGCGATGCACCGATCGCCGCCGACATTCACTTCCGCGATGCAGACGGCCTGCCGGTTCATGCCGAATTCGACTGGCGCCAAACCGGCAAGCAGAGCTGGGACATCGTCGCAGAAACGGCGGCCGGCCAAATGGTCCTCTCCGAGGGCGGCGCCAAGCTTTCCATCGACGGTACGCTGACATTTGCCGAACCGGAACAGGAATATCCTTCGCTCTATCGCCGCTTCGCCGAGATCATCAAGGCGGGCAAATCGGATGTCGATCTCGCACCGCTGCGCCACGTCGCCGACGCCTTCATGCTCGGCAAGCGGAAATTCGTCGACGCCTTCCACGATTGA
- a CDS encoding prolyl oligopeptidase family serine peptidase: MNLHLEADEDPRTRQFIDEHNAFSDAALRTPQFVEDREAIKALIERQDRLIVPMRRGGWLFDFRQSKDNPLGVWLRLPAEQPPLPEADWEPVFDLDAFCLDEGKRWTWRGAVTCPWEPTRVLLMLSDGGSDPVRLLEFDAERKQIVKGGFDTPAARSHATWLSRDEICYFGSIDRFSATRSGWPRVGRRLKRGQRPEDAAIMFEAADEDVYGSNLVIDPALSGASPDAALIEIFVAGHEIGVASAFLIGDDGKRQRIDLPEEADFQFNRDHCLWRAKTDERVPTGSLVLQRFEPQSQTILGPERVLFQPGEGQSVAQMMLMREWCVFIISDRLRPRLLVLDLTKPDAEQREIALPAEMQTAHFKPLYADLHHGNDTLHIVGQGFLQPPTCYRLELSDRSKQPEPIFTAVAPSYFDATDMSSELLEAVSEDGTRVAYRLVLPRQWTKGALPVLIYGYGGFDVSLSPNYSGVTGRWLEQGGAYVQAYIRGGGEFGPDWYRSAKRLGRDKAFADFVAIARDLVARGYTVPSRIACQGGSNGGLLTGVMLTRYPDDFGAVWCQVPVLDMTRFHLFSAGKAWMDEYGDPDTPADRDFMLGYSPLHNIRPASEITYPPIYIESSTNDDRVHPSHARRFAARLEEEGHKPLFHEFGLGGHGGDGNSEERAARAAMGYSFLRETIMR, from the coding sequence ATGAACCTTCATCTCGAAGCGGACGAGGATCCGCGCACCCGCCAGTTTATCGACGAACACAATGCCTTTTCCGACGCGGCATTAAGAACACCGCAGTTTGTCGAGGATCGCGAGGCGATCAAGGCGCTGATCGAGCGACAGGACAGGCTGATCGTGCCGATGCGCCGCGGCGGATGGCTGTTCGATTTCCGGCAGAGCAAGGACAATCCCCTCGGGGTCTGGCTACGCTTGCCAGCCGAGCAGCCGCCGTTGCCGGAGGCCGATTGGGAGCCGGTCTTCGATCTCGACGCCTTCTGCCTCGACGAAGGCAAGCGCTGGACCTGGCGCGGCGCCGTCACCTGCCCGTGGGAGCCGACGCGCGTCCTGCTGATGCTATCGGATGGCGGCTCCGACCCGGTCCGCCTGCTCGAATTCGACGCCGAGCGCAAACAGATCGTGAAGGGCGGATTTGACACCCCCGCCGCGCGATCGCATGCCACCTGGTTGAGCCGCGACGAGATCTGTTATTTCGGCTCGATCGACCGATTTTCGGCGACCCGCTCGGGATGGCCGCGCGTCGGGCGGCGGTTGAAGCGCGGACAGCGGCCGGAAGATGCCGCCATCATGTTCGAAGCGGCGGACGAGGACGTTTACGGCTCCAATCTGGTCATCGACCCCGCCCTTTCCGGTGCTTCGCCGGATGCAGCATTGATAGAGATCTTCGTCGCGGGCCATGAGATCGGCGTCGCAAGCGCTTTCCTCATCGGAGACGACGGCAAGCGCCAACGCATCGATTTGCCTGAAGAAGCCGACTTTCAGTTCAATCGCGATCATTGCCTCTGGCGCGCAAAGACCGACGAGCGCGTTCCCACCGGTAGCCTCGTGCTGCAACGCTTCGAGCCGCAATCTCAGACGATACTCGGACCGGAGCGAGTCCTGTTCCAACCTGGCGAGGGCCAGTCGGTCGCGCAGATGATGCTGATGCGCGAATGGTGCGTGTTCATCATTTCGGACAGGCTGCGCCCGCGTCTTCTCGTGCTCGACCTCACAAAGCCCGATGCTGAACAGCGGGAAATCGCGTTGCCGGCGGAGATGCAGACGGCTCATTTCAAGCCTCTCTATGCAGATCTGCATCATGGGAACGACACGCTCCACATCGTCGGTCAGGGTTTCCTGCAGCCACCCACTTGCTACCGTCTCGAGCTCTCCGATCGCAGCAAACAGCCGGAGCCGATCTTCACGGCAGTGGCGCCGAGCTATTTCGATGCGACCGATATGTCGTCGGAGCTGCTGGAGGCTGTGTCCGAGGACGGGACCAGGGTCGCTTACCGCCTGGTCCTGCCGCGACAGTGGACCAAGGGCGCACTGCCGGTGCTGATCTACGGCTATGGCGGATTCGATGTTTCGCTGTCGCCGAATTACTCCGGCGTAACTGGCCGCTGGCTGGAGCAAGGCGGCGCCTATGTGCAGGCCTATATCCGCGGCGGCGGTGAATTCGGGCCTGACTGGTATCGCAGCGCCAAGCGGCTGGGGCGGGACAAAGCCTTTGCCGATTTCGTCGCAATTGCCAGGGATCTCGTCGCCCGCGGCTACACCGTGCCGTCGCGCATCGCCTGCCAGGGCGGCAGCAATGGCGGCCTTCTGACGGGCGTGATGCTGACACGCTACCCGGACGATTTTGGCGCCGTCTGGTGTCAGGTGCCGGTTCTCGATATGACACGCTTCCACCTGTTCAGCGCGGGAAAAGCCTGGATGGACGAATATGGCGACCCGGACACGCCGGCGGACCGGGACTTCATGCTCGGCTATTCGCCGCTTCACAATATCCGGCCGGCCAGTGAGATCACCTACCCGCCGATCTATATCGAAAGCTCCACCAATGACGACCGCGTGCATCCCTCGCATGCACGTCGATTTGCAGCGCGGCTGGAGGAAGAAGGACATAAGCCACTCTTCCACGAATTCGGCTTGGGCGGACATGGCGGCGATGGCAATTCCGAGGAGCGCGCCGCCCGCGCAGCGATGGGTTACAGCTTCCTTCGCGAGACCATCATGCGATAG
- a CDS encoding polysaccharide deacetylase family protein: protein MHRFFVLSCIVLAAALSACSTTRERPDTSIKTASVIAPEGRTPSGKAANDDGTPPFAGPHHLSGRTLEVSSLADLKLNDKEVILSFDDGPIPGRTDKVLAILNQFGVKGAFMMVGEMAEMHPALARKVAMEGNAIGSHTYDHANLTSLGFDAAMDEVVKGELAVTKATGTDVSFFRFPYLAESHRLRAAIAMRGLVVMDVDIDSKDYFSATPVSVTQLTMNLLHKRGRGIILMHDIHKRTVTMLPTLLSKLETEGYKVVTLKFKKPQAPSNLVASADLVMTR, encoded by the coding sequence ATGCATCGGTTTTTCGTCCTTTCCTGCATCGTCCTTGCGGCCGCCCTCTCCGCCTGCAGCACGACCAGAGAGCGCCCCGACACCTCGATCAAGACCGCCTCGGTGATTGCGCCTGAAGGGCGAACACCTTCCGGCAAGGCCGCCAATGACGATGGAACGCCGCCCTTTGCCGGCCCGCATCACCTTTCCGGGCGGACGCTGGAGGTCTCCTCGCTCGCCGATCTCAAGCTCAATGACAAGGAAGTGATCCTGAGCTTCGACGATGGCCCGATCCCCGGCCGGACGGATAAGGTGCTCGCGATCCTCAACCAGTTCGGCGTCAAGGGCGCTTTCATGATGGTCGGCGAGATGGCCGAGATGCATCCGGCGCTGGCGCGCAAGGTGGCGATGGAGGGCAACGCAATCGGCAGTCACACCTATGACCATGCCAACTTGACCTCTTTGGGCTTCGATGCGGCGATGGACGAGGTCGTCAAGGGCGAACTGGCAGTGACCAAGGCAACGGGGACAGACGTCTCGTTCTTCCGCTTCCCTTACCTCGCCGAGAGCCACAGGCTGCGCGCCGCCATCGCCATGCGCGGTCTGGTCGTGATGGATGTCGACATCGATAGCAAGGACTATTTCAGCGCTACACCGGTGTCCGTGACGCAATTGACGATGAACCTGCTGCACAAGCGCGGCCGCGGCATCATTCTGATGCACGACATCCACAAGCGCACCGTAACGATGCTTCCCACCCTGCTTTCGAAACTCGAAACCGAAGGCTACAAGGTCGTGACGCTGAAATTCAAGAAGCCGCAGGCGCCGAGCAACCTCGTTGCCTCGGCCGATCTGGTGATGACCCGCTAG